The window GCCAAATTTTTGCTCCCAAGTTGCAGTGGAAAAATCGACTCGTATGTCAAAAGCCACGTCAGTCGGGACACTTGTAAGTCGAGGTCCAGCTGTGTAAGGTTGTTTCGCTGCTTCCGTCTGAATTCACACAGAGGAGCGTTGCGTACTGCGGCTGGAAGGGGGAGCCCAGACAGAACCCTGTCGCTGTGCTGTTCCTAATGGCAGCTGGCGGTAGCTTATACTGTCTGGGAGTTTGACACCTAAGAGCTTCACTGGCCTTTCTGTATTGGtctcaaacatctgtgtcatactgttagcttagcgctAGCAGCGCAGCGGTCTAATTTCAGAGCCGGCCAGAAACCTGGTTCATACTGTAAACTGCAGGATCTGTGGGACATCTGCCCTTTGCAGGGGGAGAATTTCTTTACCTTAAAGCCTCACAATAGGCTTGCAGGTCCCAGTTGGACAGGAATGTGTCGGGTAGCTCCTAAAGGTTATTGTCATTGAACTGGTGGAGAATGGGAGAATCAGCAGAGCTGATGAGATCTTTGTCAACAACTTTTCTGTTTGTACTTAGTTTCATGTGGATTTGTATCATAAaagttttttagcttttttgacATAACGGTGGTCTATTCGTACAGGTttatgggttgtttttttttaattgcgcTTGAATAATTTGCTGGTCAGTGGGTTAGTAAATGAAACGCATTGGTCTGATCTTCAAGAGAAGGAGCTGAACCACATGGGCCGTCACAACAAAACAATGTTCTTCAGATgatttgaaaactaaaaatgtcttgaagtattcataccctttaaatgtttttttttcttttctcatttttaattGCGTTTGAAGTAAAATGGGTGTtgtagggatttttttttttttttttttttttttttatgtgacatGCAATTAGTTTCCAATGActgacctttttgtttttatttatttatttatttttcatagagGCTTTCATCCACATGTTCTTCCACTAAAGGGGACATGTGCACTTTAATGCCgcattttcacattgaaatcattctgttgtggtGTGTATAgccaatgctttggtctgaattgcCCCTGCTCTGAGGTTTGTCTGTGATTAACTGGTTTTGTTGCAACCTCTTTAAATGGAAACGAGACGCGTCAtagcaaaatgtgtttaaagggctaaaaaaaaagtaggattTGCATGATGTGTCCCCCTTAAGGCTGCTGCTTTtggttctctgcagctcctccagagtcaccctGGCTGCTTCTCATCAAAGCTCTCATTGTTTAGACCCTAAATTTGCAGTTGTGTCATCCTCTTCCTAAATTGAGGATAAAtgttgaacatctcacagattACTTTTATTAATgtacaatattttaaaacctaaacctTCTAGAAACCTCTCCAAAGCTTTCTCCCCTTTTCTGACTGTTCCTTGGTCTTGATGAAGCCTCTACGgtacaggtgtcaaactcaaggcctgcgggccgaattcggcccgtcaaggtaaattattcGGCCctcaaaagccaaaaaaaaggcatatcatgtcataaagtagaggtgtatatatccttttaaagtgtataaagtggctaaaactgtgcctcctgtaagtgtaactcaccccaatatcaacttttcttgcagataaactgtataaactgggcctattgttgctatttttgtgttactgtgcatttttatacttctatgtgaactggaatgaaattatgaaatgaaaagtatcgtctatacacgtactaccggcccttttaataacttcatgatgccaaagtggccccatatgagtttgacacccctgctataCTGCTTTCACAGACGGGCTGGATTGATATTCCGATTAAATTCCACATGGTTGGCTTCTGGTTACTAATTGGGGGACTTCTGACAGGATTGGATCGCGCTGTGCTTTATTAGAGCCGCACAAATTATCAAATCACAGTCATCATCCCATTATCTACTTTTTGTTGGTGAATTATCTAAAATCCTGATAAATAAGTTTGTTTCCTGACAGATTGCGCAGTTTAGGGTGAAGTTGTAAGTAAATACAGCTTACAGATTGGAGACTAgggattttgttattttttttttccaattcctaaacaatgaaaatttaaaaagatgTCCACAGATCAGGCCCGATAACGTCGCCCCGCTTTCCTGCCCGGCTACAGTGACGCAGCGTCGGCCGTTATTTGTGCTCGGCTATAAATACCGCGCCGTGGCTTTAAGGCACGTGTCGTCTCTCCTCTCAGGCAACACGGCGCTCCACGACTGCGCCGAGTCGGGCAGCCTGGAGATCATGCGGATGCTGCTGCAGTACGGCGCCACCATGGAGCGCGACGGCTACGGCATGACCCCGCTCCTCTCCGCCAGCGTCACCGGCCACACCAACATCGTGGACTACCTGACCACGCACCAGCAGGTGGGTCTGACGCTCCAACGGAGGAGGGCTCGGCCGTTTTGTGTTGGGAGTCCGTcgctgaagtgtttttttttttttttcctccccccgCAGACGAGTCACACGGAGCGCATCGACGCCCTGGAGCTTTTGGGAGCAACTTTCGTCGACAAGAAGCGAGATCTGCTCGGTGCTTTGAAGTATTGGAAGAGAGCCATGGACCTCAGGTACACGGACGGCAACAACGTCGTCCACAAGCCGGAGCCCAAGCAGCTGATCATGGCTTACGACTACGCTAAAGAGGTGAGCGTTTACctcttaaagtgtttttttttttttttttactgtcgcTGACAGCCAGGCCCTGAAGGGGGAGCTGAATAAAAGCTTCCCCCTTCCACAATAATTGTATCAAGTTTCTAAATTATGGCTTAAGAGCTTCAGGCCCCGTCACTTACAAGCAGCAGGGGAaatggggggggtggggggtgcactgcaaaaagagaactaaaaataagtaaaatgttcttgaaatgaatgtatttgcctttgatttgagcaggtacatattatttgccaatggaatgagtaagtttacccctaaaataagataattagacatcctgcacttgaaataagatgatggagatgaattgttcctattttaagtgcaaaattcttattccattggtaaatggtcttatttacctgctcaaatcaagggcaaatacattcatttcaagaaaattttacttatttttagttctatttttgcagtgtgcaggaCTGGTGTTGGTTAGTTTGTCAATGTGACGGCTGAGGACAGGGAGATGCAGACGTGGCCCCGTGCCGTAGGTCTAGGCGACGTTCCAATGCTTTAAATCTTCTTCCCCTCAGGTCACCAACGGGGAGGAGCTGGACGGGTTGATATCCGACCCGGACGAGATGCGCATGCAGGCGCTGCTCATCCGCGAGAGGATCCTCGGGCCGCAGCACCCGGACACCTCCTACTACATCCGCTACCGGGGCGCCGTCTACGCCGACTCGGGGAACTTCGAGCGCTGCATCAACCTGTGGAAGTACGCGCTGGAAATGCAGCAGAGCAACCTGGACCCGCTGAGCCCCATGACCACCTCCAGCCTGCTGTCCTTCGCCGAGCTCTTCTCCTTCATGCTGCAGGACCGGGCCAAGGGGCTGCTGGGGACGTCGGTGTCCTTCGACGACCTGATGGGGATCCTGTCCAAGAGCGTGCTGGAGATCGAGCGGGCGGTGAAGCAGACGGGGCCGGTGCAGCCCGACCCGGCTCAGCTCAGCAAAGCGCTGTCTATTATCCTCCACCTCATATGCCTTCTGGAGAAGGTGCCGTGTGCTGCTGAGCAGGACCATTCCAAGAAGGAAACCATCTATAGGTACGTAGCAAAAGACGGCagacctttctttttttttttttgagtgacGATCTTTAGCCTCCAGATCGCCTCCATACAACCGGCTCGTGGCCATTTTTACCTTTCTTGACCccttgtttcccttttttttcccgccCTCCTAGGTTCCTGAAGCTCCAGCCATGCGGGAAGAAAGGTTTCAGCCCCTTACACCTGGCAGTGGACCGCAACACCACCTGTGTGGGCCGCTACCCGGTGTGCAAGTTCCCCTCCCTGACGGTGGCCTCCATCCTCCTGGAGTGCGGGGCAGACGTCAACAGCCGGGACGAGGACGACAACaggtcagattttttattttattttattttttttcttcctccaactGCACAGGTCTTCCGGTTTAAAAAGGTCCCGACGCAGATGATGTTCTCCGTTACAGCACAGCCACAgtttctgtttgtgttgctgGAGCTATAAGTGCTAGACAACAAGCTAAggagtgcataattgtaaagtggaagggaaGTGATACTTGGGTTTTCAAGCCTTTTGCATTTTtagctccatttttttttttttttttttttttttttttttttttttttttttttttttttttttttttaaactcttctGAGTATTAACCAGAGAAGCAACAAGGTGCGTATAGCGTCTCTaaaggagctgtagagatccgCAGCTCAAGCGAATCGGTCGCTGGGTGCTGCTCTCTGATAACGTCGTTCTTTATACGAGAGGGCATCCGGTGTGGAGAGAAAGGATTATGCGACACGCATGGGGAACCACGTGAGAGAAGATGCTGTGGTCCGATGAGAACATAATCTGAGTTTGTCCAAAAATTAGAGACGCTGTGTGTGTGGTGAGAAACTGACGGCGTCCCTTCTGGGGAAACCTAGAGGTGGAAGCATCGCGTCGCAGGGAGCCAGTTCTGCCGCCATGGTGGGAGCGGCTGAACAGGGCGGACGTGAGGATGctaagtagggctgaacgattttggaaaataatctaattgtggttttttttcttaatattgcgattatttatttatttttttcccagtttaatttatcatgtctttttaaatatatacaaacaacaaatcaatttgtttcctcgctgtgcagattagttgctaaaagacccgcagcatctaaactcggtgcagtaatgattgcgttctgcctatgatatatttcaaccaaaattgcaattttgacttttctctgcgttaaccacaagcaacaaaaatggcctctaaataaagatgtttgtaaacaaggactattaaaacaagaacttttaatgtttctattaatcagaatattcttcaagagaacagcttttagttgaattggacatcaatccttgttgaacataaagtgcaaccaacaagcaagtctatgtattaaactgattgacctgtacttaatgctatgtatgattatacaaactctaaaacaagtaataaaattagattatctcactgctgcaactgtcttcccttccatgtggaggcaaacccactttaaacattttaccgataCCAAATGGACGTggctaattccctaattgttacatagccaaaaattgcagactctgcgatttggaaattgcgtttttttttttttttttaatcgcgattatattgaaaatgcgattaattgttcagccctaatgcTAAGAGCTGTTGGCAGCTATTTAAAATGCCTGCAAATTGGgggtaaaaaagcaaaaaccttctgattgtgcaaagctggtagagaaacGGGCTAAAAATagacttttcacattttatttagaagaaaaaaatgttgagtCGTGTATATTTTACCCGTAACCCAACAGTTGTGCACTACTTCACATGAAATGCTTTGACGTTTGACGTATTAAGGTCccttcataccctacgtttggcctacacgtccgtatttctgtccaaACGtcctatccgttgactccttcatagcTCCGTCCGtcgaggtgcgcaataaccaatatttcctctaggtggcagtgctgggtgCCAATAATTCGTCAAACacggcgacggtccaagacgtgattttgttgtatttgctccgtaactaaactttttgtttgtccctgtgccccggacacgacacatgaTATATGTGTGGGTCAgtgttcccacgggtccttgaaatccttgaaagtttgtgaatctgaaaaaataaattcaaggcccttgaaagttcttgaaaacagccaaaaaaacaccttgtccgtgaaagtccttgaatttttttgtggggttgaaagttcacacggattacgactcatgtgtcattattttactaccaacaattatgttgattccgcagacttttaatttgcaaaagtacgtccgctcttcttcgttagttggtaggctacggtttaggcctacgtgcgtccaataggttacattcacgcagtgttgccaactcagcgactttgtcgctatatttagcgacttttcagagtaaaagtcaaaaactagcttaatcaaagatgaaagacaaattgatataattctgaacatctcaatgctgcacttttttccataaaattccatgaaacggtaggctaatgtacatcttatatgtaatgtagtatggcatagccatgtactgtggatataaatgtaggctatgaatatgatcaatatcaatgtaggctataaattaagtccactttcttgcattgcttctgacccaacaacttctatgccgtttagtcttttattgaatttgcattgtattaaaatatgataacctattcagcggtcacagtaggtaaatgccgccacgtgtgttccttgaatttgaggaaattggtcctggaacgtccttgaaaggtccttgaatttgatgttcaccaaggtgtgggaaccctggtgggtagttgcggacaagctccgcaagtcgttcctcgaataccgtcattgtttaaagcccagaattataaccttctttgtgattttgttgacattttgtaccacaaactcaatagcgcccccccaccttttccggtagtattgatccgtttcatccgtaatcgtaagctcccaatatTCGTatcaaaatacggacgaaatcgacggtcagaacgtatgaaacactccacacgtatccgtatccgtcttttacgtgaggtatgaatgggcctttaggcGACAGAAAGCGAAACTTTTAAGCGGTTGAAATACTTCTCCGGGGCACTTTGAGTCCACGGCGACGCATTTAAGGCAGAGCCTAAccgtcttttttttgtctctttccctCCAGCCCCCTCCACATAGCTGCGTCCAACGGTCACCCGGACATCATGAACCTGCTGATCTCCTGCGGCACTCACTTCGACAGCACCAACGCCTTCCAGCAAACCGCCTGCGACCTCCTGGACGAGAAGGAGCTGGCCAGGAACGTCATCCAGCCCATCAACCACACCACGCTGCAGTGCCTCGCTGCCAGGTCCATCATCAAGCACAGCCTCGACTACCGGGGAAACATCCCCGAGAAGCTGGAGGCCTTCGTCTTGCTCCACAGATAATGACCGCACAGGGAGTGGGCTCCGACGGACAGAGAggaggggataaaaaaaaaaaaaaaaaagggagcgcGATCGCCATCGAGTCGACCCGGAACACAACAACGGGGAGATTTGCAGACGCTTTCACCCACAGGGTGGTTTACACAACACAAGACTGTTATCTGGCTTTGGTCGCAAGAC of the Fundulus heteroclitus isolate FHET01 chromosome 12, MU-UCD_Fhet_4.1, whole genome shotgun sequence genome contains:
- the fem1c gene encoding protein fem-1 homolog C isoform X2 — protein: MDLKTAVYNAARDGKLRLLQKLLENKDGHEVTKLMGEKTNGATPLLMAARYGHLDLVEYLLECCCAPVEVGGSVNFDGETIEGAPPLWAASAAGHLKVVQSLLGHGASVNSTTLTNSTPLRAACFDGHLEIVKYLVEHKADLEVANRHGHTCLMISCYKGHKEIAQYLLQKGADVNRKSVKGNTALHDCAESGSLEIMRMLLQYGATMERDGYGMTPLLSASVTGHTNIVDYLTTHQQTSHTERIDALELLGATFVDKKRDLLGALKYWKRAMDLRYTDGNNVVHKPEPKQLIMAYDYAKEVTNGEELDGLISDPDEMRMQALLIRERILGPQHPDTSYYIRYRGAVYADSGNFERCINLWKYALEMQQSNLDPLSPMTTSSLLSFAELFSFMLQDRAKGLLGTSVSFDDLMGILSKSVLEIERAVKQTGPVQPDPAQLSKALSIILHLICLLEKVPCAAEQDHSKKETIYRFLKLQPCGKKGFSPLHLAVDRNTTCVGRYPVCKFPSLTVASILLECGADVNSRDEDDNSPLHIAASNGHPDIMNLLISCGTHFDSTNAFQQTACDLLDEKELARNVIQPINHTTLQCLAARSIIKHSLDYRGNIPEKLEAFVLLHR
- the fem1c gene encoding protein fem-1 homolog C isoform X1, which encodes MDLKTAVYNAARDGKLRLLQKLLENKDGHEVTKLMGEKTNGATPLLMAARYGHLDLVEYLLECCCAPVEVGGSVNFDGETIEGAPPLWAASAAGHLKVVQSLLGHGASVNSTTLTNSTPLRAACFDGHLEIVKYLVEHKADLEVANRHGHTCLMISCYKGHKEIAQYLLQKGADVNRKSVKGNTALHDCAESGSLEIMRMLLQYGATMERDGYGMTPLLSASVTGHTNIVDYLTTHQQVGLTLQRRRARPFCVGSPSLKCFFFFFLPPQTSHTERIDALELLGATFVDKKRDLLGALKYWKRAMDLRYTDGNNVVHKPEPKQLIMAYDYAKEVTNGEELDGLISDPDEMRMQALLIRERILGPQHPDTSYYIRYRGAVYADSGNFERCINLWKYALEMQQSNLDPLSPMTTSSLLSFAELFSFMLQDRAKGLLGTSVSFDDLMGILSKSVLEIERAVKQTGPVQPDPAQLSKALSIILHLICLLEKVPCAAEQDHSKKETIYRFLKLQPCGKKGFSPLHLAVDRNTTCVGRYPVCKFPSLTVASILLECGADVNSRDEDDNSPLHIAASNGHPDIMNLLISCGTHFDSTNAFQQTACDLLDEKELARNVIQPINHTTLQCLAARSIIKHSLDYRGNIPEKLEAFVLLHR